A window of the Calditrichota bacterium genome harbors these coding sequences:
- a CDS encoding aldolase has protein sequence LTRTKAVIDRGAAGIVYGRNIIQHENPKAITKALMGIVHDGLSVEQALEFLN, from the coding sequence TTTTGACCCGCACCAAGGCCGTCATCGATCGGGGTGCGGCCGGTATCGTGTACGGACGAAACATCATTCAGCACGAAAACCCCAAAGCGATTACAAAGGCTTTGATGGGGATTGTCCATGATGGTCTGAGTGTCGAACAAGCACTGGAATTTCTGAATTGA
- a CDS encoding FGGY-family carbohydrate kinase, producing MNDKLFLVLDIGTSDIKCGCVNVTGTILARHQREFPMTQRQDVFEIDFDLFFDSVGDLLKGCLAQAVVQRAGVEALLITSQAQTFAPVDADFRPLRPGIVWLDERAREEAEILQQHVPDFAEAAGFARPLPAQYVSKLLWLKRREPEVFKKARAFPLIHEYLAYRLTGHFYSDSTSFGMGGVYDFRRKDLNPEILAILGLTPNAFPKIERAATRGERISNKIQQDWAWPERFPVFLCGNDQGASACGAGLHQPGDVNINLGTAMVFYTITNSLATRLTESQIAGKHPVGESYFLLNYEPDFGLKMRELKEYFFSQGTYDNLFQTYFEYPEVDARAPSFKKSEWHAFSGMQAHRFCAGIIKHYMIRLKSHLSRIREAVPVKNMYLSGGMLQSEVLIKIVQEALQRPLTIQNRADAGLFGAVEIYSQNKIGGNKNE from the coding sequence TTGAACGATAAACTATTTCTGGTGCTGGACATCGGCACCAGTGACATCAAGTGCGGTTGCGTCAATGTTACCGGCACTATTCTCGCGCGTCATCAGCGTGAATTTCCCATGACGCAAAGGCAGGACGTTTTTGAAATCGATTTTGATCTTTTTTTCGATAGTGTCGGTGATTTGCTGAAAGGGTGCCTGGCGCAAGCCGTTGTTCAGCGTGCCGGTGTCGAGGCGCTCCTGATCACCAGTCAGGCTCAAACCTTCGCCCCGGTGGATGCCGATTTTAGGCCGCTCCGGCCCGGCATTGTCTGGCTGGATGAGCGGGCAAGGGAAGAAGCCGAAATCCTGCAACAACACGTGCCGGATTTCGCCGAAGCCGCTGGATTCGCCCGTCCCCTGCCGGCGCAGTACGTCAGCAAGCTGCTGTGGCTGAAACGGCGTGAACCCGAGGTTTTTAAAAAGGCCCGGGCCTTTCCGTTGATTCACGAGTACCTGGCCTACCGCCTGACCGGTCATTTTTACTCGGACAGCACCAGCTTCGGCATGGGCGGCGTGTACGATTTTCGTCGGAAGGACCTGAATCCGGAAATCCTGGCCATTTTGGGTCTGACCCCAAATGCCTTCCCAAAAATTGAAAGAGCCGCGACCCGGGGGGAACGGATTTCGAATAAAATTCAACAGGATTGGGCCTGGCCTGAGCGTTTCCCCGTGTTTTTGTGCGGCAACGACCAGGGGGCATCTGCCTGCGGCGCGGGGCTGCACCAACCGGGCGATGTCAACATCAACCTGGGCACCGCTATGGTTTTTTACACGATCACAAATTCGCTGGCTACCCGCCTGACGGAAAGCCAAATCGCCGGAAAGCACCCGGTGGGGGAAAGTTATTTTCTGTTAAATTATGAACCGGATTTCGGATTAAAAATGCGGGAATTGAAGGAATACTTTTTTTCACAGGGCACGTATGATAACCTTTTTCAAACCTATTTCGAGTATCCAGAAGTGGATGCCCGGGCGCCGTCGTTCAAGAAATCGGAATGGCACGCCTTTTCCGGAATGCAAGCGCACAGGTTCTGTGCCGGCATCATTAAACATTATATGATTCGATTAAAGAGCCACCTGTCCCGGATTCGGGAAGCGGTGCCTGTGAAAAATATGTACCTCTCCGGGGGGATGCTGCAATCAGAAGTGTTGATTAAAATCGTGCAGGAGGCTCTGCAGAGGCCGCTCACTATTCAAAATCGCGCCGATGCCGGTTTGTTTGGCGCCGTGGAAATTTATAGTCAGAATAAAATCGGGGGAAATAAAAATGAGTGA